A stretch of DNA from Aliarcobacter thereius LMG 24486:
TAGATGTTTTAATTTTAATAAAGAATCATAAAAAAGAGCAAGGGAATCTAAGTTTTAAATTTATATGTAGTTCATGTAAAGAGTCTCATCCATTTTTTGAATCAAGATGTCCAAATTGTCACTCAATTTTGAGTTTAAATGTTAAACATCAATTAGTAAAGAGCTTTGCAAATTTAAACCAATCATTACAATAGATAAATATTTTTGTGATATACTTATAAAAAATTTTAAAGGGGCTATTTTGAGCGATTATTCAAAGCTTGAAAAGTGTTTGGCTTATCAGTTTAAAGACAAAAACCTGATAATCGAAGCACTTACACATAAAAGTTATAAAAAACCATACAACAATGAAAGACTAGAGTTTTTAGGAGATGCTGTTTTAAACTTAATTGTTGGAGAATATCTATACAAAAAATTTCCAAAATCAAATGAAGGTGAACTTAGTAAAATAAGGGCTAGTTTGGTTAATGAAACTGGTTTTACAAGACTTGCAAATGAGATAAACTTAGGTGATTATATATTTATTTCTGTTGCTGAAGAGAGAAATAAAGGAAGAACTAAATCATCTATTCTTTCTGATGCCTTTGAAGCAATAATGGGTGCAATTTATCTTGAAAGTAGTCTTGAAACTTTAAAACCTATAATTCTTAATTTATTGGAAAACTCTTATGACAAAATAAATCTTGATGTACTTTTTAGTGATTATAAAACTGCTTTACAAGAGATAACACAAGCAAAATTTGGTTCTATTCCTGAATATATTATTGAAGGTTCATATGGTCCTGATCATAAAAAAGAGTTTGAAGTATCTATTTGCATAGAAGGTAAAAACTATGGAAGAGCTCAGGGTAAAAGTAAAAAACTAGCTCAACAAGCTGTTGCTAAAATAGCTATTGATAAATTAAATGAGGAAGAAAATTGAATAGTTTTGGACATAGATTTAAATTTACAACATTTGGAGAATCACACGGAAAAGCTTTAGGTTGTATTGTTGATGGTGTTCCAGCTGGTATAAAAATTGATTTAGACTTTATTCAGGCTGAAATGAATAGAAGAAAACCTGGACAAAATGAGTTTGCAACAAAGAGAAATGAAGGTGATGTTGTTGAAATTTTAAGTGGAGTTTTTGAAGGAGTTACAACTGGTACAAGTATCTCTATGATTATTTTTAATGAAAATCAAAAATCAAGTGATTATTCAAATATTAAAGATCTTTTTCGTCCAGGTCATGCTGATTTCACATATTTTAATAAATATGGAATCAGAGATTACAGAGGTGGTGGAAGAAGTAGTGCACGAGAAACAGCAGCAAGAGTTGCAGCAGGTGCTATTGCGAAACTTCTATTAAAAGAGTTAAATATTGATATAAAAAGTGGAATTTGTGAGATAAATGGTATCAAAAGTGAATCTTTTGATTTTGATTATGTAAAAAAAAGTCCTATTTATGCTCTTGATAAAAAGTTTGAAGAAGCTCAAAAAAATGCTATTTTAGATGCAAAAAATTCACATAATAGTGTTGGTGGAGTTGCTTTAATAAATGTAAAAAATTGCCCCATAGGACTTGGTGAACCAATTTATCATAAACTTGATAGCCAAATTGCATCTGCTATGATGAGTATAAATGCTGTTAAAGCTGTTGAAATTGGTGATGGCATTTTAGCTTCAAGAGTTTTAGGATTTGATAATAATGACCAAATAAGAGAATCTGGATTTAAAACAAATCATAGTGGTGGGATTTTAGGTGGGATTTCAAATGGTGATGATATAAATGTAAAAGTTTACTTTAAAGCTACACCATCTATTTTTATAGAACAAGATACGATAGATACAAACAATAATGAAGTTATTTGTAAATTAAAAGGAAGGCATGATCCTTGTGTTGCTGTAAGAGGAAGTGTTGTTGCTGAATCTATGATGGCTTTGGTTCTTGCTGATATGCTTTTATTAAATTTATCTTCTAAAATAGAAAATATTAAAAAAGTTTATAATTAACTTTTACACAAGGTTTATATTAAACCTTGTGTAATTCCTGCTTTCTTTTTATAATCCATAATTTCTAACTCTTTTTTAGCTGTAATTACTATATCTTTATCAATTTCATAATCAAGTCTTGGATCTCTTCCTTCATAATCAACAGAGTTTAAAATAACTTTTATAGAGTTAAGTCTTGCTAGAAATTTAGTATCACTTCTTATAATTGTCCATGGAGATTTATCTGTATTTGTCTGCTTCAACATATCATATTTTTTTTGAGTAAACTCTTCCCATCTACTTTGCATCTGCATATCAATTTCACTTAATTTCCACTGTTTTAATGGATTTTCTTCTCTCTCTTCAAATCTTCTTGCTTGTTCATCTTTTGAAACAGATAGATAGATTTTTAGAAAATGTATTCCATGATCAATTAATTCCTCTTCAAATCTAGGCACACTTTTCATAAAAATTTCATACTCTTTTTGTGAACAAAAACCAAATACAGGTTCAACCATAGCTCTGTTATACCAAGATCTATCAAAAATTACGATTTCTCCACCTTTTGGAAACTGCTCAACATATCTTTGATAATACCACTGTGTTTTTTGAACATCTGATGGTTTCCCTAAAGCTACAACTCTATAATGCTTTTCATTCATATATCTAGTGATTCTTCTAATAGCTCCACCTTTTCCAGAAGCATCTCTTCCTTCCATAAGAATTATCATTTTTTCTTGATTTTTCTCTAAATGCTCTTGAAGTTTAATAAGCTCAACTTGATATGGTTTTAATATTTCATCTTTAGTTCTATACATATATTTTGAATGCAATTCACTAATAAAACTTCCATTTGCATCTTGTATTTTTTCTGTAAACTCATCTAAACTTAAATTTACATTTGCTCTATTACTTTTTTCATAAAATTTATCAAATGACATTTTTCCCCCTAAATATTGAATTAAAAACAAAATTATACTAAAAACTCTATCCTATTTAAATTAATTATATTTTAAATTACAGAAAAGTTACAATTAAATCAAACTTTGCACAGATTCAATTTTACTTTTCATTCTATTAAGACCCTCTTTTCTAATATCAAAATTTACACTTATATATACTCTATCACATCCTATTTCATCTAGTTTTAAATAACATAAATCTATTAAATCTAAAAGTTCTTTAAGTGTTTTTGCTTCAACTATTGTGTTCATTGAAGTAAGTTCATAGTTTAATCCACTATCTCTTATCACTTTTAAGATTTCACTTACATCTTTACTTTTACTTCCAATTTTGTTTGTAGGAAACATTGCTAAACTCATTATAACTGACATTTATTTATCCTTTTAAATCAAATTTTTAAATTTCTTTTGCTAGTATATTAAAATTTCAATAAAAAGGATTTTTATGCAAATAGAAATATCTGCTGAAGTAATATTATCTCAGCTTGCTTATTCAAAAAATGAAGCATCTTTAAATCAAGCTCAAAAAACAATAGACAATACAAAAAACTATGAAAAATTTGCAAAACATATATTAACTTTAAATGACCACTTAAAAAAGTTGAATGCCTATGTTGCACTATCAAATTCAAATGATTATTTTAAGATAAAATGTGAAGAGAATGACTCAAAAGAGATTATAGATGCCTTTCACGATATAGTTTGGAAGTGGGCAAAAAAATACAATGTAGATTTAGAAAGATTAGATAAAAGACCTGTTTATTATATTTTAGGAGCTTCTAAGTAAAAATCTCTTTTTTACTGTGGCAATATGGTATTTTATTATATCTTTTATAGTAATTTTGATGATAATCCTCAGCTTTATAAAAAGTTGTTTCAAAGTGCAAAGTAGTTGCTACTTTGTACCCTTTTTTATCCAATTCTAAAATCAAATTTTGTGCTATATTTCTTTGATTTTCATCTGTATAAAAAATTGCACTTAAATATTGACTTCCTATATCTGGTCCTTGCCCATTTGTTTGAGTAAAATCATGAATTTCAAAAAATAGTTTTGCAATTTTTTCATATGATATTATACTTTCATCAAAAACAAGCTCAACTGCTTCAAGATGTCCACTAAATCCACTACAAACTATCTCATAACTAGGATTTGGTATATGTCCACCCATATATCCAGAAACCACACTTAAAACTCCTTGCTCTTTTTGGAAAAAGTACTCAACTCCCCAAAAACAACCAGCACAAAAATAAGCTTTTTTAATACTCAAATCTCTACCTTTTTATTTTATATCTTTAAAACTATAACAAGAGTCTTCAATCCCATAGTCACAAGCTTTTTTAAAAAACTCTTTTGCTTTTACTAAATCTTGTTTTACTCCATCAGCATTTTCATACATAAATCCAAGATTATAACAAGATAAAGCAACTCCATCTTCACAAGCTTTTATAAAGAGTTCTCTTGCTTTAGAAAAATCTTGTTCAACTCCTTGTCCTGTTGCATACATAGTTCCTAAATTATGACATCCTAAAATGTTTTCTCCATCACAAGCTTTTTTATAATAGTTTAAAGCTTCTTTATAATCTTGCTCCACTCCTGTTCCATTTTCATAAATAACTCCTAAATTATGACATCCTGAAAAATTATTACTATAACAAGCTTGTTTATGAAGTTCCACAGCTTTTAAATAATTTTGCTCTACTCCTTCACCATTTTCATACATAACTCCAAGGTTATAACATCCTAAACTTTTACCATCATTACAAGCTTTATTAAATAGCTCTGATGCTAATTCATAATCTGCTTTTACATAAGCTTCTGCTCCATTATAAACATCATCTGAAAACAACAATACAAACATTCCAAATAAAAATACAAATACTTTTTTCATCTTTTACCTTTTTTAACTTTGTTTTACAATAATATTTACAATTTTTCTAACTCTAGGGGCAACAAAAGCAATTATAGGAATAGCACAAAAAGCTGCTTTATAAAAAGCTTCCATCCATCTAAAAAAGAAATTATCCACAAATCCTAAGTTTATAAAAGTAATTATAAAACTCATAATACAGCTCATAACTGTTCCCATAATAAGTGCAAATACATATTTATCATATTTTTTATCTATCATTTAAAATCCTAAATTAATTTTTTATAAATTTTAGTGATATTGAGTTTACACAATGTCTTATATTTTTTGAAGTAAATCCTTCATTTTCAAAAATATGTCCTAAATGTCCATTACAATTTGAACAAACAATCTCAACTCTTCTACCATCAATATCAGGAACTCTTTTAATAGCTCCTTTTATCTCATCATCAAAACTTGGCCATCCACAAGCTGATTTAAACTTATCTTCACTTTTATAAAGTTCTGCTTCACACTTTTTACAAATATATAAACCATCTTCATAAAAATCATTATATATTCCTGTAAAGGCTCTTTCAGTTCCTTTTTCTTCTATTACATATCTCTCTTTTTCATTTAATTCATTATATTTCATATCTTTTTCTTAACTTACAACAAACTCTTGTTTTAATATAACTTCATTTTCATATAGAATTTTTCCTAAAAAAACATCACCTTTTATAAGTTTTCCAACACCTTTTGGAGTTCCACTCATTAAAATATCTCCATCTTCAAAACTTGAAAATGTTTTAAACTCTTTTATAATATCTTTTGGCTTGTGTATCATCATTGAATAATCTGCTTTTTGCTTTAATTCATTATTTATATATAATTCAATTCCTAATTTTGAAATATCATCTTTAAACTCTATAAAATCTGAAAAAACAGCAGATGCATCAAAAGATTTTGCTCTTTCCCAAGGAAGTCCTTTATTTTTTAACTCTGTTTGAATATCTCTTAAAGTTAAATCTAAACCAAAAGCAAGTCCAACTATTTTATCTTTTTCTATTAAAAATGATATTTCTGCTTCATAATGACAAGAACTATCTATATTTGGTATAGATAATTTATCTGTAATGGAAGAGTTTGCTTTCATAAAAAAAACCATAGAAGATGGTAATTCATTGTTTAATTCTTTTATATGTTCTATATAATTTCTTCCTATACAAACAAGCTTTGAAGGAGTAACTTCTATTTTATTAAATATTATCTTATTCACTATAAACCTCTATTCCTTAAAAAGTGTATTGTAACATATTGAAACTAGATATTTTAAAGATAAAATAGTTCTAAAAATAGTATGATATTGCTTTTAAAATATTTATTTAATTTTTTAAGGAGATAATATGCAAAAAGAGAATTTGCTATTGGTTTGGACAAATGGAGATATTGAAGTTGCAAACAACTTTCCTCTTTTATATTCAAGTGTTGTTTTAGATAGAAATTATTGGAAAACTGCTCACTTAATGTTATGGGGTCCTTCTATTTTACTTGTAAAAAATCATAATTTTATAAAAGAGAAAATAATACATATTTTATCAACTGGTGTAAAAATGAGTGCTTGTATAGTTTGTGTTGATGATTATGGTGCTAAAGAAGAGTTAGAAAAACTTGGAATTGAAATTACTCATACAGGAGAGCTTTTAACAAATGCTTTAAAAGACCCTAGTTTTTCTGTTTTAACTATTTGATTTTATAAAGAAGAGATATTTTTAGCTCTTCTTTTCTAAACTATATATAGCTTTTACCATAGTTTTACATATTTTTTTAAGCTCTTTTTCTTTGATTGTATAAGATACAATAGAGTAAAAAAGTTTTCCAAAAGGACGAATCCAAATACCATTTTGTACACAAAAATCTTGAAGTTTAGCTGCATAAATATTATCTTTTAATTCAACAACTCCGATACTTCCAATAACTCGCACATCTTTTACAAAATTATTATCTTTTAAAACTTCTAACTCTTCTTTAAATATTTTCTCTATTTTTTTAACTCTTTTTTCCCAATTTATCTTAGTAAAAGCTTTTATAGCAGCATTTGCAACACTACATGCAAGTGGATTTGCCATAAATGTTGGTCCATGCATTAGAACTCCAATTGAACTATTTGAAATTGTATCACTTATCTCTTTTTTTGTAAGCATTGCAGCCATTGTCAAAGTTCCACCTGTTAATGCTTTTCCAATAGTTAAAATATCTGGTCTAATATCTGTATGCATAAATGCAAACAATTTCCCAGTATGTCCAAATCCTGTTGCAACTTCATCAAAAATCAATAAAACACCATATTTCTCACAAAGTTTTTTTGCTTCATTTAAATATTTTGGATTATATATTCTCATTCCACCAGCACCTTGAACAACAGGCTCTACAATAAAAGCAGCTACTTGTTCATGATATTTTTCTAGCTTATTTTCTAAATCTTTTATAGCAAAAGAATAATCTGCTTCAAAACCTAAATTTGGAGTTTCTACAAAGATATTTTGACTTAAATAATCTCCATAAAGTGAATGCATAGAATTTTCTGGATCACAAACACTCATTGCTCCTAAAGTATCTCCATGATACGAGTTTTTTAAAGCAATAAATTTTGTTTTCTCTTTTCCTTTTGACTTTTGATATAAAATAGCTGTTTTTAGTGCAACTTCAACTGATACTGAACCACTATCACACAAAAATAGAGATGGATATCCTGTCATTTTTACTAAACTCTTTGCAAGTTTTACTGCTGGTTTATGAGTTAATCCTCCAAACATAACATGAGGCATAATTTTTGCTTGTTTTTTTATAGATTTATATATATCTTTATTGTTATATCCTAAAATTGCACTCCACCAAGAGCTCATTGAATCTATTAAAACTCTTCCATCTTCTAAATATATTTTGCAATTCTTTGTCTTTTTCACAGCCAAGATTGGTGTTTTTGTTGGCAAAGAGTTATATGGATGCCATATATGTTTTTTATCAATTTCTAAAATATTTTTCATTTTTTAATCACATCTAAAACTATTGTTAGTTTAGCTCCTTTATATTTTTTATTTTTATATTCAAAATCAATATTTTTCATAAAAATTTCACCTTTCATATGTTTAGTTACAATTTCACTTGACATATATAGCCCTATTCCTGTACCACTGTACTGATGTTTTGTAGTAAAATATGGTTCAAATACTTTATGCAATATATCATCTTCTATTCCTAAAGCACTATCTATAAACTCAATATACACTTTTGAGTTCTTTTCTATTAAATTTATAATTATTAATTTATCTTCAATATTCTTTTGTGTCAAAGCATCTTTTGAATTATTAATTGCATTTATAAATACTTGAATAAGTTCTGTTTCATATCCAAATATATCTATATCTTTCTCTTCAAATATAAGTTTTATATCACTATTTTCAAAGCTTAATTTAGAAAGCTCAATACTTTTATAAATAGATTTACTTAAACAGAATATATCTTTCTCCTTTCTTGGTCTAAAAAAGTCTCTAAAATCATCTATTGTTTGTGAAAGATATGTTGCTGTATTAAGTATTTGTTCAAGAGCTTCATTTAATTCATCTTTTTCAAGCATTTTAAGATCATTTTTAAGCTTTATCATACTTGCTCTTGTACTGATTATTGATAAAGGCTGTCTCCATTGATGAGCTATATTCTCTATCATTTGTCCCATTGATATCATTTTTTGTTGTTGTGCTAAAATTCTATCTTTTTCTAAATTTATCTCTAGCTCTTTTTTGATTCTATTTGCTAATTTTTGATTCATTATTTTTAATCTATTTGTCTTTATTTTTACTAGATTCTTGAGCTTTTTATTTACTTTTGTTATAAGGTATTGTCTATATACAACTAATATTGATAAAACAAAAATAACAATTATCATATTCCAAATAAATGCTAAATCTATTTTTTCTATAATATTTGTAATTATCCATCTATTAAATTTATTCTCTTCTTTTGTAAAAATAAAACCATCAATATTTGAATCCTTTGGAACTAAACCTAAAAGATTATATAAATCAAAAATTCTTTGAACTTTATCTTGCTTTATCTCTCCTAATTTACTTCCATTTAAATAGGATAGATATTTCAACTCATTTGCTTCAAATATAAGCTCATCTTTTGTTAAGTTTTGTCTATTATATTTTTTTAAAATTAAATCAACACTTTTTTCTATATTATTATAAGCATATTCCCAACCTTTTAGTGATGCTTGTTTAAAATTATTAACACTTTTATAATTATGTTTTACAAAATTAATATTTGTTATTAAGAAATCACTATACATATCAAAACCATAATCTTTTGGATAAAAGACATTATATTTAATACTATTTTTTTGAAGTATATATGGTGATTTTGAAGTATATGCTGAGATAATATCTACTTTATTATTTATTAAATCATATATATTATGTGTATGTTCTATAAATTTCATAGATTTTAGATTTACATTATTTGAAACCATCATAGCTTTTAATGATATCTCATTTTCATCATCTTTTGTTGCCATTATAGTTTTGTTTTTAAATTTAAAAATAGAATCTATTCCAGATTTTTCTGTTGTTAATAAAATAAGTGGACTTGCTTGAAAAATTGAATAAAGTGCAGTTATATTTTTATATCTAGTTTTTTCTAGAATTAAATTTTCTCTTCCTATTGAAAAATCAACAATATTTTCATTTACCATTTTTGGTATATTTAATCCAAATTCAAAAGGAATTATCTCTACATCTAAACCTATATCCTCATAATATCCCATCTCTTTTGCCATATAATATCCAGCAAACTGAAATTGATCAAACCAAGATAATTGTAATGTTACTTTTTTTAACTCTTTTGAATATATATTTGTATGTAAAAGTAAAAGAAAAATATATATATAAATCTTATGCTTTATAGAAAAATTCAATATATGTTCCTTTATAAAATTATTCATATCCTAAAAGGATATGAATTTTAATGTAAGAAGTGTCTAATTCCTGAGAAATAAAGTGCCATTTCATATTCATTTGCAGCTTCAATAATTTCATCATCTCTAATACTTCCACCTGGTTCAATAACACATTTAACACCAGCTTTTTGTGCTTCATCAATACTATCTCTAAATGGAAAAAATGCTTCACTTGCCAAAACTGCTCCCGTAACATCAATTCCCATATCACTAGCTTTTCTTAAAGCAGCTTTACTAGCATCAACTCTACTTGTCATTCCCATTCCAACAGCAAGCATAGCAGAATTTTTAACATAAACTACGCAGTTTGATTTAGTCAAAGATGCAATTTTATAAGCAATTTCCATATCTTTTATCTCTTGCTCACTTGCAACTCTTTTTGACATAAGTTTAGAGTTTCTAACTTCATCTTCTAAAACTTTATCTGATTCTTGATAAACAAATCCACCATCAACTCTTTTAAAATCAATATCATCATTAGCTAATTCTAAATATTCTGTATCTTGTGCAAATAGTTTAATTCTTTTTTTACTTTCAAATACTTCAATAGCTTCAGCTGTAAAGTTTGCAGCAAATACAACTTCTAAGAAAATTTCATTCATCTTTTGTGCTAATTTTTTATCAACAGTTCCATTTACAGCAACTACTCCACCAAAAGCAGAAACTGGATCGCA
This window harbors:
- a CDS encoding ABC transporter substrate-binding protein, which translates into the protein MNFSIKHKIYIYIFLLLLHTNIYSKELKKVTLQLSWFDQFQFAGYYMAKEMGYYEDIGLDVEIIPFEFGLNIPKMVNENIVDFSIGRENLILEKTRYKNITALYSIFQASPLILLTTEKSGIDSIFKFKNKTIMATKDDENEISLKAMMVSNNVNLKSMKFIEHTHNIYDLINNKVDIISAYTSKSPYILQKNSIKYNVFYPKDYGFDMYSDFLITNINFVKHNYKSVNNFKQASLKGWEYAYNNIEKSVDLILKKYNRQNLTKDELIFEANELKYLSYLNGSKLGEIKQDKVQRIFDLYNLLGLVPKDSNIDGFIFTKEENKFNRWIITNIIEKIDLAFIWNMIIVIFVLSILVVYRQYLITKVNKKLKNLVKIKTNRLKIMNQKLANRIKKELEINLEKDRILAQQQKMISMGQMIENIAHQWRQPLSIISTRASMIKLKNDLKMLEKDELNEALEQILNTATYLSQTIDDFRDFFRPRKEKDIFCLSKSIYKSIELSKLSFENSDIKLIFEEKDIDIFGYETELIQVFINAINNSKDALTQKNIEDKLIIINLIEKNSKVYIEFIDSALGIEDDILHKVFEPYFTTKHQYSGTGIGLYMSSEIVTKHMKGEIFMKNIDFEYKNKKYKGAKLTIVLDVIKK
- a CDS encoding tetratricopeptide repeat protein codes for the protein MKKVFVFLFGMFVLLFSDDVYNGAEAYVKADYELASELFNKACNDGKSLGCYNLGVMYENGEGVEQNYLKAVELHKQACYSNNFSGCHNLGVIYENGTGVEQDYKEALNYYKKACDGENILGCHNLGTMYATGQGVEQDFSKARELFIKACEDGVALSCYNLGFMYENADGVKQDLVKAKEFFKKACDYGIEDSCYSFKDIK
- the ppk2 gene encoding polyphosphate kinase 2, which gives rise to MSFDKFYEKSNRANVNLSLDEFTEKIQDANGSFISELHSKYMYRTKDEILKPYQVELIKLQEHLEKNQEKMIILMEGRDASGKGGAIRRITRYMNEKHYRVVALGKPSDVQKTQWYYQRYVEQFPKGGEIVIFDRSWYNRAMVEPVFGFCSQKEYEIFMKSVPRFEEELIDHGIHFLKIYLSVSKDEQARRFEEREENPLKQWKLSEIDMQMQSRWEEFTQKKYDMLKQTNTDKSPWTIIRSDTKFLARLNSIKVILNSVDYEGRDPRLDYEIDKDIVITAKKELEIMDYKKKAGITQGLI
- the rnc gene encoding ribonuclease III — encoded protein: MSDYSKLEKCLAYQFKDKNLIIEALTHKSYKKPYNNERLEFLGDAVLNLIVGEYLYKKFPKSNEGELSKIRASLVNETGFTRLANEINLGDYIFISVAEERNKGRTKSSILSDAFEAIMGAIYLESSLETLKPIILNLLENSYDKINLDVLFSDYKTALQEITQAKFGSIPEYIIEGSYGPDHKKEFEVSICIEGKNYGRAQGKSKKLAQQAVAKIAIDKLNEEEN
- a CDS encoding fumarylacetoacetate hydrolase family protein; protein product: MNKIIFNKIEVTPSKLVCIGRNYIEHIKELNNELPSSMVFFMKANSSITDKLSIPNIDSSCHYEAEISFLIEKDKIVGLAFGLDLTLRDIQTELKNKGLPWERAKSFDASAVFSDFIEFKDDISKLGIELYINNELKQKADYSMMIHKPKDIIKEFKTFSSFEDGDILMSGTPKGVGKLIKGDVFLGKILYENEVILKQEFVVS
- a CDS encoding thiamine-binding protein — translated: MSVIMSLAMFPTNKIGSKSKDVSEILKVIRDSGLNYELTSMNTIVEAKTLKELLDLIDLCYLKLDEIGCDRVYISVNFDIRKEGLNRMKSKIESVQSLI
- a CDS encoding DUF2798 domain-containing protein; its protein translation is MIDKKYDKYVFALIMGTVMSCIMSFIITFINLGFVDNFFFRWMEAFYKAAFCAIPIIAFVAPRVRKIVNIIVKQS
- a CDS encoding DsrE family protein, whose protein sequence is MQKENLLLVWTNGDIEVANNFPLLYSSVVLDRNYWKTAHLMLWGPSILLVKNHNFIKEKIIHILSTGVKMSACIVCVDDYGAKEELEKLGIEITHTGELLTNALKDPSFSVLTI
- a CDS encoding methionine-R-sulfoxide reductase → MKYNELNEKERYVIEEKGTERAFTGIYNDFYEDGLYICKKCEAELYKSEDKFKSACGWPSFDDEIKGAIKRVPDIDGRRVEIVCSNCNGHLGHIFENEGFTSKNIRHCVNSISLKFIKN
- the msrA gene encoding peptide-methionine (S)-S-oxide reductase MsrA, translating into MSIKKAYFCAGCFWGVEYFFQKEQGVLSVVSGYMGGHIPNPSYEIVCSGFSGHLEAVELVFDESIISYEKIAKLFFEIHDFTQTNGQGPDIGSQYLSAIFYTDENQRNIAQNLILELDKKGYKVATTLHFETTFYKAEDYHQNYYKRYNKIPYCHSKKEIFT
- the bioA gene encoding adenosylmethionine--8-amino-7-oxononanoate transaminase, which encodes MKNILEIDKKHIWHPYNSLPTKTPILAVKKTKNCKIYLEDGRVLIDSMSSWWSAILGYNNKDIYKSIKKQAKIMPHVMFGGLTHKPAVKLAKSLVKMTGYPSLFLCDSGSVSVEVALKTAILYQKSKGKEKTKFIALKNSYHGDTLGAMSVCDPENSMHSLYGDYLSQNIFVETPNLGFEADYSFAIKDLENKLEKYHEQVAAFIVEPVVQGAGGMRIYNPKYLNEAKKLCEKYGVLLIFDEVATGFGHTGKLFAFMHTDIRPDILTIGKALTGGTLTMAAMLTKKEISDTISNSSIGVLMHGPTFMANPLACSVANAAIKAFTKINWEKRVKKIEKIFKEELEVLKDNNFVKDVRVIGSIGVVELKDNIYAAKLQDFCVQNGIWIRPFGKLFYSIVSYTIKEKELKKICKTMVKAIYSLEKKS
- the aroC gene encoding chorismate synthase → MNSFGHRFKFTTFGESHGKALGCIVDGVPAGIKIDLDFIQAEMNRRKPGQNEFATKRNEGDVVEILSGVFEGVTTGTSISMIIFNENQKSSDYSNIKDLFRPGHADFTYFNKYGIRDYRGGGRSSARETAARVAAGAIAKLLLKELNIDIKSGICEINGIKSESFDFDYVKKSPIYALDKKFEEAQKNAILDAKNSHNSVGGVALINVKNCPIGLGEPIYHKLDSQIASAMMSINAVKAVEIGDGILASRVLGFDNNDQIRESGFKTNHSGGILGGISNGDDINVKVYFKATPSIFIEQDTIDTNNNEVICKLKGRHDPCVAVRGSVVAESMMALVLADMLLLNLSSKIENIKKVYN